In the Centroberyx gerrardi isolate f3 chromosome 9, fCenGer3.hap1.cur.20231027, whole genome shotgun sequence genome, one interval contains:
- the cks2 gene encoding cyclin-dependent kinases regulatory subunit 2 — MSKKQIYYSDKYTDEEFEYRHVMLPKQLSKLVPTSHLMTEEEWRELGVQQSQGWIHYMIHKPEPHILLFRRPLPKD, encoded by the exons ATGTCGAAAAAGCAGATTTACTACTCTGACAAATACACCGATGAAGAGTTCGAGTACAG GCATGTCATGCTCCCAAAGCAGCTGTCTAAACTGGTGCCCACCTCCCACCTGATGACagaagaggaatggagggagctGGGGGTGCAGCAGAGCCAGGGCTGGATTCACTACATGATCCACAAACCAG AGCCACACATACTGCTTTTCAGAAGACCTCTCCCAAAGGATTGA
- the shc2 gene encoding SHC-transforming protein 2: MLLKPKYGRFRNDSVTSSDDLMQSLAMSGKVVATPVVPSSTPSLPLPPLPPLDPSARSSSSAGAAALADSPCLDGEQDATTTFCMLIPKMPQWKFSNSLLSRSPSNSSSSSSSSKDSGKAAAAPSQASVSSSSSSHGPGGATSVSGPVASLAAVLNSCDPVCVTPCSLQAIRGQRAAALASSAGPGGHGFGAMEVTGSPGGSSSSRSGMSRRTRVEGMWLGGEDFNQKGSFIHKPSQGWLHPDKKIAGPGASYIVRYMGCIEVLKSMRSLDFNTRTQVTREAINRLCDAVPGGKGAWRKKALNKALQSIMGKSNLRFAGMSIAVNISIEGLSLLIPTTRQVIAHHPMQSISFASGGDTDTPDYVAYVAKDPVNQRACHILECSDGLAQSVISTIGQAFELQFKQYLHSPPKTMASMERSIRTEEPSWVEDEDSSEHDYYNSIPGKEPPVGGVVDSRIRPGGALLGHIHTQPQSKVAAKMGSSARREPMSYPSGQLCYELHWDTETNSSSALTSDGYLRADGQPPNSRDYEEHLYVNTQSLDGLDSLAQGPDGHRGARGPDSPKKDIFDMRPFEDALKLHEASGGAVGSGVSAAAGGPGALGGGGGVVVLEDQWPSPPRRRAPVAPTEEQLRREAWYHGRMSRRDAEKLLVRDGDFLVRESTTNPGQYVLTGMHCGLPKHLLLVDPEGVVRTKDMLFESISHLISYHLKNELPIVAAESELHLKQVVRRKQ; this comes from the exons ATGCTCCTTAAGCCAAAGTATGGCCGCTTTCGCAACGACTCTGTGACCTCCTCCGACGACCTGATGCAGAGCTTAGCCATGAGCGGCAAAGTGGTGGCCACACCGGTggtcccctcctccacccccagcCTGCCTTTGcctcccctgcctcctctgGATCCCAGCGCCaggtcctcctcctctgccggGGCCGCGGCCCTGGCCGACTCCCCCTGCCTGGATGGGGAGCAGGACGCCACCACCACCTTCTGCATGCTCATCCCCAAGATGCCTCAGTGGAAGTTCTCCAACTCCCTGCTCAGCCGGAGCCCGTCcaactccagctccagctccagctctagCAAGGACTCGGGCAAGGCGGCAGCAGCTCCTTCCCAggcctctgtctcctcctcctcatcatcacacGGGCCCGGTGGTGCGACCTCAGTCAGTGGCCCCGTGGCCAGTCTAGCTGCGGTGCTTAACtcctgtgaccctgtgtgtgtcaCCCCCTGTTCCCTACAGGCCATCCGAGGGCAGAGAGCAGCCGCACTAGCCAGCTCAGCCGGTCCGGGGGGCCACGGATTTGGGGCCATGGAGGTCACAGGGAGCCCCGGgggctccagcagctccaggtcAGGAATGAGCCGCAGGACAAGAGTGGAAGGCATGTGGCTGGGGGGAGAAGACTTCAACCAGAAGGGCAGCTTCATCCACAAGCCATCCCAAGGCTGGCTGCACCCCGACAAGAAGATTGCAGGACCAGGAGCCTCCTATATTGTCAGG TACATGGGCTGCATTGAGGTGCTGAAATCAATGCGCTCCCTGGACTTCAACACACGGACTCAGGTGACGAG GGAAGCCATCAACAGGCTGTGTGACGCTGTGCCTGGTGGGAAGGGGGCTTGGAGGAAGAAG GCCCTGAACAAAGCTCTCCAGTCCATCATGGGGAAGAGTAACCTGCGCTTTGCTGGCATGAGTATTGCAGTCAATATCTCCATAGAGGGCCTCAGTCTGCTCATCCCGACCACACGACAG GTGATAGCACACCATCCCATGCAGTCCATCTCATTTGCCTCTGGGGGAGACACA GACACGCCCGACTATGTTGCGTATGTGGCCAAAGACCCAGTCAATCAGAGAG CGTGTCACATCCTGGAGTGCTCAGACGGTTTAGCCCAGAGTGTCATCAGTACCATTGGCCAAGCCTTCGAGCTGCAGTTCAAACAGTACCTGCACAGTCCTCCCAAAACCATGGCTTCAATGGAAAG GAGTATCAGGACAGAGGAGCCATCATGGGTGGAGGATGAGGACTCCTCTGAGCACGACTACTACAACAGCATCCCAGGGAAGGAGCCTCCTGTTGGGGGGGTGGTGGACTCCAGGATCAGGCCGGGTGGAGCCTTGCTGGGTCACATCCACACCCAGCCACAGAGCAAGGTAGCGGCAA agatgGGCTCATCAGCTAGAAGAGAGCCAATGTCCTACCCCTCTGGTCAGCTGTGCTATGAACTGCACTGGGACACTGAGACCAACAGCAGCTCAG CTCTGACGTCAGATGGTTACCTGCGTGCCGACGGCCAGCCGCCCAACAGCAGAGACTATGAGGAGCATCTGTACGTTAACACCCAGAGTCTGGACGGGCTGGACTCACTGGCCCAGGGGCCCGATGGACACAGAGGGGCCAGGGGACCCGACAGTCCCAAGAAAGACATATTTGACATGA GGCCCTTCGAAGATGCTCTGAAGCTGCATGAGGCCAGTGGAGGAGCTGTGGGCTCCGGTGTGTCGGCTGCAGCTGGAGGTCCTGGTGCcctgggtggagggggaggggtggtggtgctGGAGGACCAGTGGCCCAGCCCTCCGCGCCGGCGAGCCCCCGTGGCCCCCACCGAGGAGCAGCTCCGCAGGGAGGCCTGGTACCACGGCCGCATGAGCCGGCGAGACGCGGAGAAACTCCTGGTCCGAGATGGAGATTTCCTGGTCCGGGAGAGCACCACCAACCCAGGACAGTACGTCCTGACCGGCATGCACTGTGGCCTGCCCAAACACCTGCTGCTGGTCGACCCCGAGGGAGTG GTCCGCACCAAAGACATGTTATTTGAGAGCATAAGCCACCTCATCTCATACCACCTGAAGAATGAGCTGCCTATTGTCGCAGCGGAGAGCGAGCTCCACCTCAAACAGGTGGTCAGGAGGAAACAGTGA
- the ankrd24 gene encoding LOW QUALITY PROTEIN: uncharacterized protein ankrd24 (The sequence of the model RefSeq protein was modified relative to this genomic sequence to represent the inferred CDS: substituted 1 base at 1 genomic stop codon) has translation MKSLKAKFKKNESQDWSKSDERLLQAVEQNEPDKVSALIVKKGLCPTKLDAEGKSAFHLCASRGRLDCLEVIISHGADLNITDGAGFSALHLAAKNGQPECLKRLLQERLGVDSTDSIGRTPLHHAAVSGCLSCTEMLWDFKANLDVQDGDEATPLILAAQMSRVELCVFLLGRGANANIQDNQGRSALMLACESDSAETVEALLRGGANTQLVDALGHDATHYSVTTGNQRITQLLQDGAPPVGSPPAPPPPPPPPPVQGGTTPRKRKAPLPPRSPPQGLPPSPEPQSPAPPAQSPEPQSQSPSPSPQPPETQCSTQGGLPEDEEVFEEIRRLRLERGRLLQKIKGLEQQQQSALSALEELSQLKERLGQSEAERDRLQGELEGLRGGHGIGASDSEDMDEMLDFPGVXKLLSRRSRASPSQDETDSGDAGTVAQLRKQIQELRSENSELVLKVQMLEMFEKDDTDMQSSSPDFVPTAQYETLRREFEALQERYSQAQASEASSMAEERDEKSQDGGEEALKEKLRGLEEQLASSQTELEELKEQVRLGVLSVEILDGESEGDTPKAGAGTGGGTGAAEEGLRQEAQQLRARVTELEAELAKRQGEAGGQSGQDSDTIKQLTAKVEELQAALAKRESTKEEGEKDNEGGEGETVKRLRDKVTELEAALAESRASGKLDAGKERGGAGDVEGDLVRRLQGRMGELEGELRRCVPRSELEEVQVTLGLQCEQLARERAEVAARLNKALLELERLRPPPHQDGDEEEEEEEEERSESSEPSITSEHSRRSLAAVREELEVARQEAAQALDCLCAEREGRAQDAMQLHDAVPLSKHKEALSAVSEQLAQTLQELQEERSLRGEAQEQAAGLEAQLQAMQDSIPREEHEKVKAELQRSLQASESSAAAAQEALSEKEMELRGMKSQKAAEQGLISKEDHEAQRLSLQAEINTVTARFNDLTRKHEKTCTEVFQVQRDALFNKSERQVAEAQLATVQQQLSDLQAKSSHIQELHKDIQESQGLVKEKDRKITDLSKEVFRLKEALGALSPPLGITSSSSATHHGNPGQQMALQNRVAVLSQQLQDWERKHKQVVAVYRSHLLAAVQGRMDEEVQGLLLQILSMTHKD, from the exons ATGAAGAGTCTGAAAGCAAAGTTTAAGAAGAATGAG AGTCAGGACTGGAGTAAGAGCGATGAGAGGCTCCTGCAGGCTGTGGAGCAGAACGAACCCGACAAAGTCTCTGCCCTCATCGTCAAGAAGGGTCTCTGTCCCACCAAGCTGGATGCTGAGGGCAAGTCGGC GTTCCACCTCTGTGCGTCCCGAGGTCGTCTGGACTGTCTGGAGGTCATCATCTCTCATGGAGCTGACCTCAACATCACTGATGGCGCTG GCTTCAGTGCCCTTCATCTAGCAGCCAAAAACGGCCAGCCAGAGTGTTTAAAGAGACTTTTACAG GAGAGATTGGGTGTAGACAGCACAGACAGCATTGGTAGGACACCATTGCACCATGCAG CGGTCAGTGGCTGCTTGTCCTGCACTGAGATGCTGTGGGACTTCAAAGCCAATCTAGATGTCCAGGACGGG gATGAAGCCACCCCGCTGATCCTGGCAGCCCAGATGAGCAGAGTGgagctgtgtgtctttctgttggGTCGAGGGGCCAATGCAAACATACAGGATAACCAGGGAAG GTCGGCCCTGATGCTGGCCTGTGAGAGCGACAGCGCAGAGACGGTGGAGGCTCTGCTGAGAGGCGGGGCCAACACACAGCTGGTCGACGCTCTTGGCCATGATGCCACCCACTATAGCGTAACCACGGGCAACCAGCGCATCACGCAGCTGCTGCAGGATGGAGCACCTCCAG tgggttca CCCCCagcccctccaccacccccacccccgccacCTGTGCAAGGGGGGACCACCCCCCGCAAGAGGAAAGCCCCTCTACCTCCCCGCTCTCCTCCCCAG GGCTTGCCACCCTCTCCAGAGCCCCAGAGTCCTGCTCCCCCTGCCCAGTCCCCCGAGCCCCAGTcccagtctccctctccctctccccagccCCCAGAAACACAGTGCTCTACCCAGGGCGGCCTC ccgGAGGATGAGGAAGTGTTTGAGGAGATCCGACGGCTGCGTCTGGAGAGAGGCCGTCTGCTCCAGAAGATCAAAGgcctggagcagcagcagcagagcgccCTCTCTGCCTTGGAGGAG TTGTCCCAGCTGAAGGAGCGTCTGGGGCAGTCGGAGGCGGAGAGGGACAGGCTACAGGGGGAGCTGGAGGGGCTGAGGGGAGGCCATGGTATCGGGGCCAGTGACTCTGAGGACATGGACGAAATGTTGGActtcccaggtgtgt AGAAGCTGCTCTCCAGGCGGTCCAGAGCATCTCCTTCCCAGGATGAGACAGACTCAGGAGACGCAGGCACTGTGGCTCAGCTCCGCAAACAAATACAGGAACTTCGCTCAGAAAACTCTGAGCTCGTTCTCAAAGTGCAG ATGCTGGAGATGTTTGAGAAGGATGACACCGACATGCAGAGCTCCAGCCCAGACTTTGTCCCTACAGCCCAGTATGAGACACTTAGGAGGGAGTTTGAAGCCCTTCAGGAGCGCTACTCTCAGGCTCAGGCTTCAGAGGCCTCCAGCATGGCAGAAGAGCG CGATGAGAAGTCTCAGGACGGAGGTGAGGAGGCTCTGAAGGAGAAGCTGCGTGgcctggaggagcagctggcCTCCTCCCAGActgagctggaggagctgaaggaaCAGGTGCGCCTTGGGGTGCTCTCTGTGGAGATACTGGATGGCGAAAGTGAAGGGGATACCCCCAAGGCAGGCGCTGGGACAGGGGGTGGGACCGGGGCTGCAGAGGAGGGGCTGCGGCAGGAGGCACAGCAGCTGAGAGCGAGGGTGACGGAGCTGGAGGCGGAGCTGGCTAAGAGACAGGGCGAGGCAGGGGGCCAGAGCGGCCAGGACAGTGACACAATCAAACAGCTGACGGCCAAAGTAGAGGAACTCCAAGCTGCACTGGCCAAGAGAGAGTCTACaaaagaggaaggggaaaaggacaacgaaggaggagagggggagactgTGAAGCGCCTCCGTGACAAGGTGACTGAGTTGGAGGCAGCGCTGGCGGAGAGCAGGGCGTCAGGGAAGCTGGAtgcagggaaggagagaggaggagcaggagatgTGGAAGGGGATCTGGTGCGTCGCCTCCAGGGGCGTATGGGAGAGCTGGAGGGGGAGCTGAGGAGGTGTGTGCCCCGGtcagagctggaggaggtgcAGGTGACCCTGGGGCTGCAGTGCGAGCAGCTGGCCAGAGAGAGGGCCGAAGTGGCCGCGAGGCTCAACAAGgccctgctggagctggagagacTCAGACCTCCTCCACACCAAGacggagatgaggaggaggaagaggaggaggaggagcgctcAGAGAGCTCAGAGCCGTCAATcacatcag agcactccagACGAAGCCTGGCGGCAGTGAGAGAGGAACTGGAGGTGGCGAGGCAGGAAGCGGCCCAGGCTCTGGACTGTCTGTGTGCTGAGCGGGAGGGCCGGGCGCAGGACGCCATGCAGCTGCATGACGCAGTGCCGCTCTCGAAACATAAGGAGGCGCTGTCTGCAGTGTCAGAACAGCTGGCGCAGACGCTGCAGGAGCTCCAGGAGGAGAGGTCCCTGCGCGGCGAGGCCCAGGAGCAGGCTGCCGGGCTAGAGGCCCAGCTGCAGGCCATGCAGGACTCCATACCCAGGGAGGAGCATGAGAAAGTCAAG GCAGAGCTACAGCGCTCCCTGCAGGCCAgtgagagcagtgcagcagcagctcaggaGGCTCTGAGTGAGAAGGAGATGGAGCTGAGGGGGATGAAGTCCCAGAAGGCCGCAGAACAGGGTCTGATCTCCAAGGAGGACCACGAGGCCCAGAGACTCTCCCTGCAGGCCGAGATCAACACCGTCACGGCCCGTTTCAACGACCTCACCCGCAAACATGAAAAGACCTgcactgag GTGTTCCAGGTGCAGAGGGACGCTCTGTTTAACAAGAGCGAGCGGCAGGTCGCGGAGGCCCAGCTggccacagtgcagcagcagctatCCGACTTACAGGCCAAGTCCAGCCACATCCAGGAGCTCCACAAGGACATCCAGGAGTCCCAGGGCCTGGTCAAGGAGAAGGACCGCAAG ATAACAGACCTGTCCAAGGAGGTGTTTCGACTGAAGGAGGCTCTGGGAGCTCTCTCGCCTCCTCTCggcatcacctcctcctcctcagccaccCATCATGGTAACCCTGGACAGCAGATGGCGCTGCAGAACAGGGTGGCGGTACTCTCCCAGCAGCTCCAG GATTGGGAGCGGAAACACAAGCAGGTGGTGGCTGTATACCGCTCCCATCTGCTGGCAGCTGTACAG GGTCGTATGGATGAGGAGGTGCAGGGTCTGCTGCTCCAGATCCTGAGCATGACGCATAAGGATTAG